DNA from Eubalaena glacialis isolate mEubGla1 chromosome 2, mEubGla1.1.hap2.+ XY, whole genome shotgun sequence:
ataatgcgaatgctgttgcatttaatgttgtcccagaggtctcttaggctgtcttcatttcttttcattcttttttctttattctgttccgcagcagtgaattccaccattctgtcttccaggtcacttatccattcttccacctcagttattctgctgttgaatccttctagtgtagttttcatttcagttattgtattgtccatctctgtttgtttgttctttaattcttctaggttttgttaaacatttcttgcatcttctcaatctttgcctccattctttttccgaggtcctggatcatcttcactatcattattctgaattctttttctggaaggttgtctatctccacttcatttagttgtttttctggggttttatcttgttccttcatctggtacatagccttctgccttttcatcttgtctatctttctgtgaatgtggtttttgttccacaggctgcaggactgtagttcttcttgtttctgctctaAAGTCCGTTTtttgatacaattcacatacaattcacccatttgaagTATACAATTCAACGTTTTTTAGTGTACTTggagagttgtgcaaccattacaataattaattttagaatatttccatcacccccaaaagaaaccagcaCCCATAAGCAGTTATTCCCCACTTCACCTAAATCTTTCCAGCCTGTATGTCATATTTAAGCAATAGTTACATACAACTTACATATAACTCTGCTAATGAAAATTCTTATAGACAATTTTTCTGCAGTTTAGATGAAAATCATGCAAATCAGTAAATACAAGCAATTcgttttttcattttcagtttgtttttgttattttctacCAGTGTTTATGTAACTCTAATCTTTAAAAACTCCAAAAGAACCAAGAGTACTATGAAAGATGAAgggcagaaatttaaaaattaaattatgagaAAATTCCTGGCACGTTTTAAGACGCCTCTACTTTGTACCTCATTAATTTGCTCTTGTTTATAAGTTCCTGTTTCTGTTCTTACACCTTTCATGTGTGGTCTTGTGTGTCCCCAGAACAAACTGCAAACTCTGAGGGTAAATactatgttttttttcccctagtaccTCCCCCAAGAATACACAGCAGACATTCAGGATGAATTTTCTGAGATGTGTTCAAACTAATCTGAATTCCTCAGCAGAACTACCTATATTCAATTACATTAAGGCAAATGATAATTAAatatctgggaattccctggcagtccagcggttaggactttgtgttttcactgccaggggcacaggttcaatccctggtcggggaactaagatcctgcaagccatgcggcgtggccaaaaacaaacaaagaaaaaattaaattaaatgtctaGTACACAGAAAGCATTCTGGCACTAAACacttggttcaaatcctggcttcaccACCTAGTAACCCTGTGTCCTTAGATAAGCAACTTACCTCTCAGTTgcctcattttataaaagaaggaGAATTATGTGTAATACTTGTTCTGAGAATTTAATGAAAAGCACTCAGAATAGTGCTCAGTACGTAGTAAACATAATACACGTCCACTATTATATATTTCCCTCCTTGTAGTTTCTGCAAATCTTCTTGGTAAGTTGAAACTTTAAAGTTTCAAGTTAAATGATGGGAATTCACTGAATGTCTACATCATTTCcaagtaagataaaatactgaaacatgaATTGCTAAACAAGTCTAAGTTTACCTACTTTTGACCTCTTATTACAGAGACTAAATATGTTTGGGTCTATTAGTAAATACATGTATCTTGTGCCTTACTGAAAGACTGTACTATGAAGCAgcatatgtttctagaaattataaaaagtatttataagtttgccaatctacagaatgctaatgtaaaagGCAGTTCATAATtgtttactttttagtttttactAGAAATTATGGTTTCAAAGggttaaaaattctaattaatatatgttattaaaacaactagggacttccctggtggcgcagtgggacttccctggtggcgcagtggttaagtggttaagaatctgcttgccaatgcaggggacacaggttcgagccctggtccgggaagatcccacatgccgcgaagcaactaagcccgtgtaccacaactactgagcctgcactctagagcctatgagccacaactactgagcccatgttcctggagcccatgctccgcaacaagagaagtcactgcaacgagaagcctgcgcaccgcaacgaagagtaagcTGGTGCAAAATTAAAATTTGGTTCCTCCTTATGTTAAAAGgacaaactttttttcccctattcgTCTGCTCTTGATAGTAAGATTATAAAAGACAGATCTTATGTTTTGTCAAAATAATCACTCACATTCTCTGTTGTCTTTATCAGATCTTTGATTATTTAAGTAAACCTAGTCCTCTCAATATTAAAAGAGCTAAGTTTTGCACAGTACTAAATATATAACCTTCAATAACTGCCTATGAAATCTTTGTCACTTTGATTAAATGGGTAACTAAGCATTGTtccacagtgacctatgatcctatttgacgaagtatttttaaaacttttgatatttttgacaaatttccaaaataaaattttaaatagtcttTTTTGACTTAGAACTTAGAAATATTATTTCAAGGCCCCTGAAATATCTCAAAGATTGGTTctctccttataaaaagggaTATGTTAAGCTAACTAGGCTTATTTCATatattaaattacatgggaagcatttCCAAATAATACTAAACCTTCTTTATTGTTATCTCTGTATAGATATATGTTATAAGTATTTCAGAAACTATGTGAAATTCCTAGAAATCTGATATGTCCTGGaataatgttatcagtcataattctagttatcttaaaatgttgtatgtcacagaaataaccTAATTTCCTTGTCAACTGCACTGTAATCAGATCTCTAACCGTGCCAggtttaagtcttttgtcattttcagAGAGCTTTTGCTTTATTCTGATGCTTTTACAAATAAGCTTCATAGTCAGAGAGATTCTTGGAAAGGACTCTGACACTTACTCTTAGATATGAGTTTCTAAAGTTTTCATAAACTTTCAGATCATACCattgaactgggtaagaatttttaGAATTCTAACTTAGAAACTGATGACTTCATAAAACTGTTAACAAAAGATCAAAACCATGAATTAATTCCATGGGACTAAATGAACTGATgaggataattataatttttatgactttttgttttaaatattgtcaGTTCTTTTATGCTTTGTCAGAGTCCCCATTTATGTTGGATTCACAAACTGACAGACCTCTCACAATGTGACTTCCTTATCTTTTGTTATTCGTAGGCACTATTAAACACTGTGTGGGAGGGGAAGTATCCTAGCAGAACTCATCTGTTTTTTGTTCTTGACAAAATTATGGAGTAAATTCTAACAACCCTAGAATGAAACTGTCCTCCAAAACGGCTAAATAGGCAATTAATAtcctcattttcttccctcccATAAATTACTAGTCAAAACTCTTCTAATCCTGTGGTGTTATTTATGTGCCACTGCTAAAAATAACACGAATGaaattattatttgtatatatgtatattatttgtatatatgtgtatatatgtgcatgcaaAAGAAATCTGTAGACTATATGCCAAATAACTGACACTGGTTATTCCTGTTTATTTTCTGTGACATATATTTGGGTTTTTGAAAATGAGCATGTATTGCTtctataaacaaaataagaatgaatgaataggtaAATACATTTAAACGTAGTATTAAagggttaggactcagcactatCACTGTCgtgggcacgggttcaatccctggttggggaactaagatcctgcaagccgcgcagtgcagccaaaaaaaaaaaagaggagtatTAAAATTCTGTATTTGGATCCTTAACAGGCTGATCCCCGAACTGCATATATTCATACAGCAAGAGgactcaaacaaaataaaactatatataaaaagaattccaAAATCAGAACTTAAATCAGAACATAAAAACACATCTTCATATTTGTACAGATAAACATAAACTCTATATCCATCAGTTTTACTTGTTGGTCTCTTACTTTCATTAATCAGAATCATATAACAAAGTTCCcaaattaattcatttgttcttcttggCTGTTACTGATGATCTACTTTATAGCAAATTGCCAAGGGTATAAACATCATGTATGGGACCaactaaaaatcaattaatgaatagaaactaaaatataaagttaaCTGAACTTAATATTGTAAAACTGTCAACATTCCAAGGGAACCAGAGTTTAGAACCCAAAGTTGGGTCTTCACTGCCAAGCCCAATATGGAGGGAAAAAAGTTGATAGGCTTAGACAgagtttattcactcatttacttCTCCTGAAGCTGAAAAACATCAGAGGCAAATTTCAGTATCCAAAAAAAGTGGGCTAATCAACTGAGGATACtgtgatggcttttttttttttaatatttttatctatttatttggttgcaccaggtcttagttgcagcaggcaggctccttagttgcagccagtgggctccttagttggggctcatgggctccttagttacggcttgccagctccttagttgtggcatgtgaactcttagctgcagcatgcatgtgggatctagttccctgaccagggattgaacctgggccccctgcattgggagtgtggagtcttaaccactgtgccaccagggaagaccccgtgatggctgattttttttttaattaattaatttatttatttatttatttatttatggctgtgttgggtcttcgtttctgtgcgagggctttctctagttgcggcaagtgggggccactcttcatcgcggtgcgcgggcctctcattatcgcggcctctcctgttgcggagcacaggctccagacgcgcaggctcagtaattgtggctcacgggcctagttgctccgcggcatgtgggatcttcccagaccagggctcgaacctgtgtcccctgcattggcaggcagattctcaaccactgcgccaccagggaagcccggctgaTTTTATGTAACACCCTGACTAGGCTTCATGGGCCTCAGATATTCAGTCAAACATTActctgtatgtgtctgtgggGGTGTTTTGAATGAGTAACATTTAAATTGGCTGACTGCCCTATGTGAGTGAGCCACTTCCAATCAGCTGAAAGCCGTAAGAGGACAAAAAGGCCCTCCCAGGTAAGAAggaattcctcctgcctgactgttAAGgtgggacattttttttttttttctcctgccttCATACTTGAACTGAAGCGTCAGCTCCTCCTGGATCTTGAGACTGATGGTATCTGGACTAGATCATTTGGGTCTCCAGTTTGCCTGCTGTACATCTTGAATCTTGTCAGTCTTTCTAATTCCATGAGCTGATGCCTTATAacatctttctctccctctttccctctaccTCCCTGTAAAAATACTGCACAAGGAAAGTCCAGCAAATGCTTTATGATGATGATTTTAGCACTGATGCCTTAGAAAGCGTGGAATCCTCTCCAAGAGACAGCAATCTATTCATCTGACCAAGTTATTCCAGGTCCAATGGGACTTAGATGATACTTAACAGAAAATTTTCTTGAATAATGGCCATACTTTTACTTAGAAGTTAAGAACAATTTCTAACTGCTGTTAGAGCCACTTATCTTCTATTCTCTTTTCTACTTCTCTCTGCAAATGGCCACAATCCCCGGTACTACCATTTGAAGTATAAGCATAGAATTGGGAAGAATACTAACCCATATAATTACTGTACTTCACTTAAATGGTTTTGGTTATAAAGAAGAGATAAGGACCACTCCCTGCATCAAATATAAAAATGACCAAGTACTTCTTTTATCCTTTATCAACTGCAAAAACAAACAGCTCTCTAGGACCCCGGGAACAGAGCACCCTGTCACTGACAGGGTGTTGTTCAGGAAAAACTGAATGGGAGACATTACTCAAAATCACATAGAGCAGCAAATAtcttagaataaaaaatcttGTAGCCATGCTCTCTATACATCCCCACAAGAGCAGGAAGGCTTCCTAAATTATTAAAAACTGAACAAGTAGGAGGCATAGCCGAAGTCCTTCCAGCCACAGTGTTGTGTTGTGGGGAAGACACGGATCTGTAAATCCTGGAGCAAGGCTCTGCCTACCCGAGGCCACTGCTGGGTGGAGACCCTGGGGGAAGCCACTGTCACCATGTCTGACCAGGAGGCAAAACCTTCAACTGAGGACTTGGGGgataagaaggaaggagagaacacTAAACTCAAAGTCATCAGACAGGATAGCAGTGAGATTCACTTCAAAGTGAAAATGATGACGCATCACAAGAAACTCAAAGAATCATACTGTCAAAGACAGGGAGTTCCCATGAATTCACTCAGGTTTCTCTTTGAAGGTCAGAGAATTGCTGATAATCACACTCCAAAAGAACTGGGAATGGAGGAAGAAGATGTGAATGAAGTTTATCAGGAACAAACGGGGGCATTCAATggtttagatatttttattttttattcttctcccttaatccttttttatttttaaaaatagttcttttgTAATGTAGTGTTCAAAACAGAATTGAAAACTGGCACCCCATCTCTTTAAAACATCTGGTAATTTGAATTCTAGTGCCCATTATTCgttattgtttgttttcactGTGCTGATTTTTGGTGATCAAACCTCAGCCCCCTTCATATTGCCCTCTCCTTTTAAATAATTACATGTGTGCACAGAGAGGCCGTCTTTTCCAGGACTGTGCATTTGCACGCTTGTGATAAATAACAGTGACTAATGTGAGTGTTCATAATGACTTTCCAATTGGCCCTGAAGTTCTAGCATGTGATCGCTTCACTCCTGGACCGTGACTTTCAGTGGGAGATGGAAGTTTTTCAGAGAACTGAACTGTGGAAAAATGCCCTTTCCTTAGCTTAAAGCTACTTTTAAAGTCTGAGGGTCTGGACCAGAAGAACAGGAATATCAGGTTGGAGTCAAGATGACAGAGGTGGTGAGAATAATGACTAACTCCAAAGATGGCGTCactgcagagaaagcattttaagatgaaagaaaaacGTTGTTTGAAGATCTCAGAAACGTTCTACTTTTCATTAGCAGTTAAAGTTATTCATGCAGAAGTGTATACAACAGAACACTGCTCTTTTTGGTACTTTTTGGCCTGGGATATGGGTTTTAAATGGACACTGTCTGTACCAgcttcattaaaataaacaaaatatttgttaaaaaaaaactgaataagtAAAGGTAAcaatggggggaaaaaaccttTTCTACAAGTAGTAGCAAATATTTGGTACttgttaaaattttgataaattttgcttattttatgaATCTTACAAATGTATAGATACTGAAGTTGATTTTCATGCCAACAGaaatatattgataattaacAAGGTTAAACCATGAAGGAACTTCTACttcatgatatatatatttttcacatttagatGATACTGTAGTGTGTGAGCTGGGCAGAAGAGGGATTAATCCTTAACTAGGCCCTAAAGTTTTCTTCGTTAAAGAATCAGTCTCTTCATTCGTCCTTCTAAATCATCAATGGTCACTCTCTTTGAACAGCTCTAAAGTGAGGGGGCAAAGCAGCAGACAACGCTCTCAACTCTCATCACAGCACTTTCTAGATCAATAAATTATGTACTTGTCACAAGTATCCAGTCAGGATGCATCACGAAGAGCAGCAACTCATGGCCTCCTAGAAAGGAGCAAGAGGGACAAAAGAATGCCAGCAAACACACAAATCAACTGACCTTTATGGTCATCCTTAGTTCTTTAACTTCTACATGAACACCTGCAGAGATGTAGATGAAAATTAACAtcattatatctaaaaatatcttaaaataccaAAAGGGACTGGAGAAGGAAGTAGTGGTGGAAGAGAGAATAGAGCTTAGGATGTAAAGAAAAACATCAGTgaagctatttttaaaaccacACTATGCTGGAACTTGAATTTATCTGTTCATGTTTTTCACATGATCTCAGACAAAGAAGGATAAAGTATCATATTTAAAAGTGTTACcttgggacttcactggtggcacaggggttaagaatccacctgccaatgcaagggacacgggtttgagccctggtccaggaagatcccacataccacggagcaactaagcccgtgcgccacaactaccgagcctgcgctctagagcctgcaagccacaactactgagcccacgtgccacaactactgaagcccgcataatacctagagcccatgctccgcaacgagaggccaccgcaatgagaagtccacacactgcaacaaagactagcccccgctcgccacaactagagaaagcccgtgtgcagcaacgaagacccaatgcagccaaaaataaaaataaataaataaataaatttattaaataattaaaattaaaatgttacctaaaacaaaagtaaaagaaatattagCTAAAAGGCAGGGCAGACTGACTTTAATAACACTTAAGTCCCAATTAAATGGCACTAGAAAATCTTCCCGTTAGGCTCTTAAGAGTTCCAGGGAACGGGAAAATAAATGTACCTTTCTGCTCCAGTGAACAGTCTTGTAAAAGGGATATTTATAAGGGACTTTCAGGAAGCAAGAGTTCAGTAACTTTGGAACCCTGAAGCAAAATGAGTGGGAACTAGGTTTACCATCTTCTAGACCAGCCCCCTGTTTTGCTAGACTGTCGACAAATATCAAAGTGCTCAGCTTGGGCGACTGTCAAGTTAATGAACATCAAAGCAGACAGCCTGCCCCTCCCTACCCTAGGGATACTGTTCTAAAGCAGCCCTTTGGTTCTTTATCTCCCTACAAGAATGCATACAAGTATTTGAATCTACTCTCCCATTATTACTACTGCTATTTCTCTCCTCAGCAACTAGAGCAACTCGTTAACACCAAGCACTGCGGTGAATTCCTTTCACAAGCACTTGTTTATCACCCTCTCCCTAGTAGTAGTTTAATCCTTTAATTAGTTTTAATGCCCAAAACTAGGATTTCCTGAGGACTGCCACAGGATCTGCAACAAGCAGCAGGGGCCAAGGCTTTAAGTTGTTGATTCAATAtaatcaagaattttaaaaaatggttgctAACGCACAGCCAGAAACAGGGCCCTaaacaagaggaagaaaagaggccAAGCGCCTCTGACATATTAAGGAACTGAGTTTTAAAGGGTGCCAGCTCACAATTAGGACAGAAAGGCTTAATTTGTCCAAAGACTGTCCTACTGTCCTCCTTTGGTACTGGAACATATCACAAGCTACTTTTAGACAGAAATGAAGGGATGACGAAATATGCGTACTGTGGTCAAGCACCCATGGACAGATGAAGAGGGTTAGCAAATACAGCAATCACTGGTGAAGGCGAGGCTTGGAATTAAACTAGTTTCAGAGGCAGAAGGCAAGGCACTAAGTAAGAATTTCACAAAACTGATTAGTATTGAACATTTAGAAAAAAGAGTATATAGTGAGCAAGGCCTTTTGTAGGTTACGTACAAAATTTGAGAATCTGAATTAATAGGCTATAAAAAATACaagtagcattaaaaaaaagtaaaacaaaataattccaaCCAGCCTTAAGAGGCCTGAACATAGGTCTCTGAATCCTTAGTTGTCTCTTTTCCCTCCCCTAATTTGTTCTAACTTCACCTATGCCACTGATTCATTCAGCAAGGATCATCAGCTCTTTAGAAGGAAGCATCAATACATTTAGATttccaaaaacaatgaaaattgaCAACTTAACATCACCACCAAACTCCTGTTCCACAAGCCAAtatttcccttatttttcttttaaaagaaacagatcaaACATCTTGTCttccaatttcctttcttttccccaaTTACCACCAATCAGTAGAGTTGCTTTTGGTTCTCAATGATGTAAACGagctcaagaaaaaaaagagacagagagaatccTCAGATCTCTTAAAAGTTAGTTTGCATTATTAattgagattttctttaaaatgcataGTCTAAGGCCTTGTCCACCAAGACTCATGGTCTGGTGGAACAGACTCGAATccacatttttaacaagctcttaACTGTGGtgctcaaccctggctgcacattagaatcatctggggtgCTTTTAAATAACATCCTGCAGGAGCCTCACCCCCAGATAGTCATGGGTCTGCAAAGGCGCGTGACATTGGCATTATTACTAATTTTTAAGCTTTCCTGTGTGTGAGCAAGGTTAGGAACCACCATACTAAAAGTAACTTTGACGCCGGTGATCCATGGACAAAGTTTGAGAACAGGGGCTTAAAAGAGTATACCTTAATGAGATCCTTCTGAAACTCATTCCACTGTCAACGTAGATAGCAGGCAGATACAAGTatttagataatttattttttctaaaccacagatgacaattaaaaaaaaaaatcaattgctcTTCAAAAAGCTCTCAAATCTTAAGGAGAGCCTTAAGGAGGATATCTGGTTCTTAACTGAGAAGAGTCCATCTATCTTGTCACTTATTTATACATATTAAGTATTCCTGTGGCAATAAACTGCAATAAAGTTGATGAAAATCTAGGATCAAGTCTCCTAGATAAAGCCCTCAAAAATAATTctgggggagggacttccctgacagtctaGAGGTCAAGACCctgtgcttccaccgcaggggtcacaggttcaatccctggtcgaggaactaagaccccacatgctgcacagtgcagccaaaattaaataaaagaaaaaataaaaaaataaaaaaataatttggggggaaaaaagcaattcCAACTGTGTTAATATtgagaaagggacttccctggtggcgcagtggttaagactctgtgctcccaatgcctggagaccgggttcaatccctggtcagggaactagatcccacatgcatgccacaactaacagttcgcatgccacaactaaggagcccatgagccgcaactaaggagcccgcctgctgcaactaagacccggcacaaccaaataaataaataaaataaatattaaaaaaaaaaagattgagaaagTTATTCCTCTtcaacaaacaaaacagagacTGGGCTATAAAGCTGACAAATTATAAGTGATGAGAAGAAATGGCCATTCATCTCAGCCAAACAGTAACTGAACAAATCAAAtcatggaaaaaaatctttaaaattaattttattatgaaataaaactAAGGTAGTTCACCCacttcaatcttaaaaaaataacaataatacgaTTCACAGTAGTTTAATTAAGAGTTTAGTTCCCTTATATCATCTTACCACATCTTCTGCAATATGAGGGACATCGACTTCGGGGCTCCTTTCCTGTCCAAGGGGAACATCCTCAAACTCCTTATTTATGTTGTGCATTAATAACAACATTCTACTAAATGAACAAGTCTACATTTGTTCAAAGGTTAGCTTCCAGCCTGCTGCCTGTGGGCATCTTAACAGCCAGCTTAAAACAAACTCTGAAACAAGACGCAAAAGGAGAGACCACTCTTGTGCCAAGAAATTTTTATTAGCACTTGGACTTGGAGAAGAAATAGACAGACCGTGCTACAAAAGCTCTTGAGTATTCAGGATAGATTTCTCAAGCGGAGAGGGAGGTTA
Protein-coding regions in this window:
- the LOC133085786 gene encoding small ubiquitin-related modifier 1-like, whose product is MSDQEAKPSTEDLGDKKEGENTKLKVIRQDSSEIHFKVKMMTHHKKLKESYCQRQGVPMNSLRFLFEGQRIADNHTPKELGMEEEDVNEVYQEQTGAFNGSYLDTWSPRCEEPTPHGKDT